In the Drosophila willistoni isolate 14030-0811.24 chromosome 3R, UCI_dwil_1.1, whole genome shotgun sequence genome, AATAAAGGCAAGTTAGCTGGAAGAAAAATCTTCGATGACTTATCAACTAACAGTCGAATCTAATAAGCATCAGCAGACAAAAATGTCAATTCTAAATGTATAAAACTACAAACATTTTTagacatttttattttcatataaaGCGGCTACAGATTGCACAATTACCTTGCATCTATCTGGCATtgctttcttcttttatttattgagCTTAACTAACCTACTAATGCATATTAATGGCCAGACAAAAGGCAAATGCATTGCATGTGAAGTTATGTCAGATTCTGTGTTGGATAAATCTAATTCCAAGTATTACAAAGTTACACACAATAACCGAGAGCAATTCAATCATAACTAATTGGTTATTGATGATGGCAATCAATACCTGGAAGCCAAAATAATGCCAAAGGATTTGCGGCTGTAATTAGTGGGATTACTTATATATTTTAGTCTCAGTAACAGGCATTCGTTACGTAATGATTTATAGTTTGAGGGAAATTCACTTTACGGGGAAGCCAAAGCAAAAAGGGATCTACCATGGCAAATGAACAATATTTgtaacaatatatatatgtatatatatattacaacTCTAATAAAATGTTTCACCCATATTATCAACATTATCTCAAGAAGCTAAAATTAGACAATGATAAGagcaaattttacaattaacAAACggattaaatgaaatttattgaCATAAATTTTCCACAACAAGATGTGACAATGTTGTAAAAAATGCTAAAAAGGATTACACCAAAGCACAACAgccaaaaataattataattaaatttcgTTAACCATAAATCTTTTGGCTAAAAGGTCCAACGCAACCAACCAGcgaaaaaaataagtaaaataattattttgtaaaAGCGAGAAACATTTACACAAAAAGTgtgaagaaaacaaaatgggTAGAGCTTATGGCATATGCAAAATAATGGGGCCAAACTCACCAACTTGACCCTTTTGAATTGGTACCAAAGTCTGCCGTTTATATACAAGTAAACatactatatattttttttggtcgtTTTGCTTTGCTTAATTTGTCTGGGTACCGCCTCTAGTTTGACTTTATGATGTGGCGCCAAAAACAATCAACGCCTGTTTAACATTAACTTAAGCCGAGAGGGCAAGAAAAATGCCGAAGGACACCTTGATTTTGGGGCAACACGAGTTTACTATACCCTTTCAAAGAACTATTTTATTATTCtaggtacatatgtagataatTTAATGggatttataaaaattaaatgtagGTACTCAAAGTTGTTTATAATTCTTAAAAGATTTCCAACTACAATTAAACGTATTACAATGCACATTGATGTCTTAAACATTTGACTTTTAAATCAAGATAAAGATTCTAAGGGAAAGGATAATTGTATAGTATCGAACTATATTTGTTTAATCCTATAGTAGCTTAATAAGATAATGTAAAGATTCCAGACCTTATACAGCACAAATAGATTAGCTATTCTagtaattctcaactagttgtTACAGTTCCAATTAAAATTCTTATCAAAGTCTTCATATAAGCTGATTCTCTGTGCTGCTTATCATAGGTCATTTAGGTTGAAAACTTATCATATgactttaatatttaataatatcgTTCAgttacaaatatatttattgcaACGTTTATGTATAAAATAGTTAAACTTTTTAAGGTAGGGTAAAAGAgcgaaagaaaaataaaactctCTTTCTGACCCTTATTTCATATACTCGTATTTTTATCGTTGCTGCGTCGACTTGAGTTACTCAAAGATTTGTTCTTCATGTtcttggtgttggtgttgtttcGTGTTTATGTTGCTGTAGCTTcagttgttgttcttgtttgatgttgttgttggtgttttttgCAGTTCTACTTTACTTTGCCATGACTTTAGATGGCACAGTCTTTTTTCTGCACACTTGAGCCAATTTAACGCTTCCGTGTTTTTTCCACTTGCCATGGCTGGGTGAATTTTCCACTTGTTTGTATATTTCGCTAAAACTGAAATAGTGCTTTACTCGGGCAGTTGTAGGTTGCATTGGCTTTTTAGTATTTCTCTCCTATTtcattcttttaattttttcgaATTAATCTACGAACAATTAGAAACATGTATCATGCCAGTTTCACTTCAATTATTTCATTAGTTGTAAGCTTACAAAAGAAATTCACTTTTTCTTCATCGAAAAGaactatgtatgtgtgtatgtgtgtatgtatgtatatccaCACATGGCACATTGATTACGATTACACGCCTCACAAATTAGGACCAATTAAGTGATTTAAGCAAATGAATTGAATAACATCAAAATCAGGCAGATGCCTTAACAGATTTCATTGGCCTTGAACTTGACTGAAAGCAAATGGCCAAAACgcaaatgtaaatgtaatttgtttttctttgcctCCATCTCTTTACACTAAAGTTGACTTGGGCCGAATCATTTTGTCCATTTACATTTGTTGAgacatacttacatacatatagtgAGATGTATGAATTTCTGTAGGTCATCCGCTCACAATCAAAACTTACTCAATTGGAAAAATTATATGTGTTTATGTGTATGCAAGTCCGGACGGACAAAGTAAAACTTTTCACAGCTGCTTTAAAGATATCTCTGACTTTGGTTTTCTCTTTGGAATGTAATGGGCATTAGCTGTCTGATTTAAGATGTTAAATTCTTAAACCTTTAGCTTTAGCTTTTTATGCTTGTTAATTAggaaaatacatatataaaaggCGTTCTTATGTAATAAGAAGCAACCGGTCACATATAATTCCATAACTCGTCGTATTTAGCTTTATAAAATTGAAGTTTGTTTTGGCCAAACAGACTGAAACGTTTACATTAACAATTTCAAACCAAACTTAAATAAATAGTTGATGGTCTTATGGAAAACCATTCGTTTTGTAGACCATTAGTATAGATTGCAAGTAAAATTTAAAGGGGggataacaaaattaaaaacctAAGTGTATTTAGCGGATGcacttaaaaacaataaatatctTATTAAACCTAtaataaagtttataaaaatagTCCGCAGCGAAGATTACTTAGCTACGTAAAACGCAGAAGcgaaaaaaagtgaaaaagtcTTATCACACTTGGCTAAGTTCCATTTCATATGCTTCCATTATGGCAATAACTGGTTCATTCACAAACTCACGAATTTCCCAATTTAAGGCATAATCTGCATGATCCCACAAAGGATCCTCCATGTGATGCATGAACACATTGGGCATACGTTCTGCTATGGTTTCCACATCTTCCACAGCCGCCATGACATCGTTATCCGAATACCATAGATGCACCGCAGATGTGATCTGTTCGACAGGATAATCTGGTGGCTGTTCAGTGCCATACTTTTTCAAATTCTTGGCTTTACCATAATCAAATTGACGAAAATATCCTGATTGATTTTCTTGCATATAATGTAGAATTTGATTGGTGGAACAACCAGCAGGATGAGTAGCCATTCCCTCAGGCATTGCAGTCTACAAGGAAGCGAATGGTTATAAATGCAAACAAATAATTGAGATATTTTTAAACTCACAATATTCACACGTCCATTGCCATAAAGTGAGTCCATGGCACGCAGACAAACTGGGCGAGCCCATAAATCCGGTTCACAGGTGTTAAAAAACAAGGCCAATAGAAAACCGTTTCCTGGTATAAACTCCTGGGAGCCAAACAAACTGGAGTAGACGTTGTGGTAGCCCAAATACGGCGATAATGTTCGAACCAATctattttccatatttttcaTAATGGCAACTGGTGCAAACATATGGGCAGTCCTGATTTTTTCATTATACTCTGGACGCGTGGACATTAAAGCAAAGAAAACCGTAGTGCCTTGAGAATGACCCACATAGTGTATGGACTTTTCCTTCTGTTGCAGACCATTCTCAGTACTGAGGGCATAATCAATCATGGCTGCTATATCATAGTAGGCAATCTCATGCCAACTAAACTTCCAGAAGTCTGGATGTTTTGTTGATCGTGTTGTGTGATTCCGTGAATATGTATTGCCACGTCCATTACCCAGCCAAACATCATAGCCAGCATCGGCCAGCAAATAGGGCAAGGCATCATTGGGTCCAGCCAAAATCCAGGCATCGGAACAGCTCATCAAACCATGTTGTATAAGAACAATGGGTCGAActtcattttgattttggaGCTTATGGGAATAGGGTATACGAAAAACGCCAACTACATAACCGTCTTCCGTGACTATATGATGATGTTCAACCGGATAGCCATGATCGGCTATGCGATCcagctaaaacaaaaagttttaatcaataaaaataaataaattcctGAAAAACAATCTTACCGTTGAACGTTTACTCCTAAGACTAATTGAAGCCTCGGGATCGGCCACATTATAGAGCTGATAGAAGTCAATTTCTTTCAATGGCCTTTCAATAACTGCAGCATATGTCGCTCCACAAAGGCAGATTAATAAGAGCATTAGCTTCTCCATGGCTGAACGTCTAAAGGCAAACTAAATGTTGAAGAATCAAGTCTTCTGGTTTATAACCCGAAAACCCAAGGGGGTCCTATTTCAAGTACCCTTATAAATTATCAACTGTCAAGATTATCAATAAAATACCACAACAAATCCAAAAAGTTCTTTCATAATCAAACATCTGATCAAAAATTCTTTGCCTGATTGCCACAAAAATTAGAAATCAGAGCccttaaaattaaaagtaCTAATCTTGCCACCGTAACCCAGTCACCTATGTTTGTACTTAATGGCTAATTGATGTTTCCGAAAATATACTCTCGATTACCAAGAACAAAACACTTTAcgccaataataataaaataaacaacgaaaaaaaaactagtcATAAAGAACTTATCGCTAATTTGTGCCACTTGTGTTGGacatttatttttgaatacCCCGCTGATAAATTCTCAAATAGAATTTAAACCCATATCATTTTATGGTCGCGTTTGTTTTTAAGAACCCCTGAGAACTTTAGCAGTAgcaactttttttgtttgcgaAAGTTTGAACCTTGTTCATTTGAAAAGTGTCTACTTCTAGGCTTCTATTAAACATCCGTTAATGATTAGATaggttttgggtttttttttttctactatGTATTTAATACTTTTAATATTAtcttatatttatgtatatgtaaagcGTGAAGCCTTCATCACAGTTAATTTGTGGGATTTTCGTATTCATTCATAATGGCTATAATTGGATCATTAATGTATTTGCGCACCTCCCAGTTCATGGCAAAATCATTGTGATCCCACAGAGGATCATCCATGTGATGCATTACTTTGTTGGGCAATGTCTCGGCCACCCGTAGAACATCTTCGACGGAGGCCATTTCATCATTGTCGGCATACCATAAATGCATGTTACAGGTTATTTTCTCGGTGGGATAATCTGGTGGCACATCTGCGCCATAATATTTCAGATTCTTCTTAGTACCGAAATCGAATTGCCTAAAGTGTCCTGATTGTTGTTCCTGCATGTAGTGTAAAATCTGATCAGTCGAGACACCAGCTGGATGCACCTGAGCATTTAGAGCACTTGCAGTCTGTGAGGAAATGTCAATTAGTTGGATATGCCCAGTTCTTTCATTAGATTAGACTTACCGTATTGTAGCGACTCTCATCACTTCCGTCATAGAGTATTCCATCGCAAAATTGTCCCACAACTGAATTGGGTCGACAAGTATTAAAGAACAAGGCCAATACAAAATCATTGTAGGGTAAAAACTCTTGAGAGCAGAAGAGCTCGGAGTATGTGTTATGGTGTCCCAGATAGGGTGCCAAAGTGCTGACCAGCCAATCTGCCATGTGGTTCATAAAGGTAACTGGAGCCAGCATATGTGCTGTCTTAATCTTATCATTGTACTCCGGACGCATGGACATCAAAGTGAAGAACACTGTAGTACCCTGCGAATGACCCACATAATGTATGGccttttccttttgtttgaGACCATTCTCAGTGCTCAGGCAATAATCGATTGCGGCGGCTATATCATAATAGCCAATCTCATGCCAACTAAAGCGCCAGAAGGAAGGATGACTCGTAAAGAGAGTCGTATGCTGCCTTGAGTAGGTATTACCGCGTGCATTACCCAACCAAACGTCATAGCCGGCATCGGAGAGCAAGAAAGGCAAAGCGTCGTTTGGTCCTAGATTTGGCCAACCATCCGAACTGGAAAACAGTCCATGCTGTATAAAGGCAATGGGGCGAACCTCATCTTGATTCTGGAGATTATGCGAGTATGGAATACGGAAGAGTCCAATGATATAACCGTCTTCTGTGGTCACTTCATGATACTCCGCCGGATAGCCATGTTCCTCAATGCGATCAACCGTAGTCAGTCTGGAGGCTATATTTAGGCGTCCCTCAGGATTATTGAAGAGCTTGTAGAAATCGATGCCTTCAAAAGGATCTGCCTGATCCTTCTCAAGGGGAGCACTGCGAACTTCCGCCCAAAGGCAGAGTGCCAAAAACCCGGCAAGAAGTATGATCTTACTTTTCAGCATGTTGTCACGGAACTAAAGCGATCAGGCACGACTCCATGCCCTTTAATACCAGCCACTAAGCCACTTAAGCCTGCGGCTTATCTATCGATAAGCGAATCAATTAAATTCGCATAAACTCAAGTGGGAAAAAATCAATTAtcaaaaaatttcagaatGTATGTACgtaaaagaaaagagaaaaattaaGCAACCAGTATTGTGTTTTCAAGCAGAAAACTATCAAAGAGAGTTTTTACAATTATTGAAAAACTTCATAtcaagaataaatatataatatatattattaaaacaaattaaagtaAGTCCAACTATTTACACATATGTACAACATAAATACGATTAAATAAATGCCAAGATACATTCTCACTTACGACTTCTGACTTCATACTCCAGCATAATTTCAATTACTGGATCGTTTATGTACTTGCGTACCTCCCAGTTCGAGGCGAAGTCCATGTGATCCCACAACTCATCATCAATGTGATGCATTACTTTGTTGGGTAATGTCTCGGCCACCCGTAGAACATCGTCGACATCGGCCATGTCATCGTTATCCGAATACCATAGATGCATTTCACAAGTGATTTTTTCGGTGGGATAATCGGGCGGGTTCTCAGTTCCATAGACCTTTAGATTCTTCTTTCTGCCAAAATCAAATTGACGGAAGTGTCCCGATTGATGCTCTTGCATATAATGTAGAATCTGATCAGTCGACACGCCGGCCGGGGCAGTACCAGAACTCAATGCGCTGGCAGtctataaagaaaaaatagttCGCTTTAAATATTATGGgagcaatttttgaaaaagacCTACCGAATTGCTACGTCCATTGATATTAAGATTATCAAGATCTGTATCACAATAGCCAGTGACCACCGAATCTGGACGACAGACATTGTAGAGCAAGGCCAGGACAAACTCATTGTATGGCAGAAACTCTTGGGAACAGAACAAACTCGAATAGATGTTATGGAAACCCAAGTATGGCGACAAACTATTGACCATCTGATCTTCCATATTGCCCATAAAGGCCACTGGGGCCAACATGTGAGCCGTCTTGACCTTCTCATTGTACTCTGGACGCATAGACATTAAAGTAAAGAAAACCGTAGTGCCTTGAGAATGACCCACATAGTGGATGGCCTTCTCTGCTTGATTTTGACCATTCTCAGTACTGAGAGAATAGTCTATCATGGCGGCAATATCATAATAGCCAATCTCGTTCCAACTGAAACGCCAGAAATCTGGGTGTTTCAGCGACCGTGTTGTATGGTTCCGGGAATACGTATTGCCGCGGGCATTTCCCAGCCACACATCAAATCCCGCATCGGCCAGTAAAAAGGGCAGAGCATCATCTGGTCCTAGGAACGGCCAGAAGTCAGAGCTTGAAAATAATCCGTGCTGAATGATGGCAATTGGACGAACTTCATTTTGATTCTGTAGATTGTGCGAATACGGTATACGGAACAGTCCCAGTATATAACCGTCCTCAGTGGTCACATAATGATGCTCTGCAGGATAGCCATGTTCTCCCAGGTAATAGGCCTTTTGGTAATTCAAAGATCAATGTAAGTTCTTTacacaataaatatttaattctCGTAGGTTTACCGTAGTCCTTCTTGAGGGCAAACTCAATTGCGGTTCGGGGTTATTGAAAAGCTTATAGAAATCAATAATCTCCGAAGGAGCACTGTGCGCACCTAAGCAAAGGCACAACCACAATGCGAGTAAGCTGCAAAAAACTCTTCCGTTCAACATATTCCTAATGAAACCGAACAAACTACTACTGCAGTCGAATGTCTTACCACGCCCTTTTAAGACCATCGAGTGGCTAGCTAATCTTCGATAGCGATAAGCGGCATGTCCCCCTATAACGAACCAATTAAATGCACATAAACTCAAGTGGGGGTGATAAATTGTTGACTTCTATGTACATAAATTAgtatagtttattttatttatggtTTGGAAAATACGcaacattttattttccaaGAGATTTTCCCCAAATTAACAACGTACGCGGGCTGGCAAACGTTTCATTTGGTGATCTTCGCCAACCTTGAGAACCGCCACCATACCTTGCACGGCATGGGATTCGACGTGACAATGATATAACCAGAAGCCTGGATTATCGGAAATAAAACGAACTATAATATATCCCAGGCCAGGTAACTGTACGGTATCCTTGGCCACTGCAGCATAATCCTCGGGCAGACGGGAAAGGCGACCACGACGATCGAGCTCACGTATCTGTGGATGAAATGAATTGAAGTAATAAAATCAACAATTGTTTTAGTTAAATAAGCTGAAAATCATATTTAATTTACAATATCATTACTATTTTTTTCTGCATTCCTAGATAATTTCTACATTAACTTTGATTAGAATAATTTACTCACATTACGCAAATCATTTAAATTGCCAAGAACACCCTGACCCACCAATCGAAACGTATAGCCATGTATATGAAACGGATGTGTGGCATCCATATAGTTGGCCACAACCATTTCGATAGGTCTGAAGGCGGGCATCCGAATCACATGAACGCATTCGCACAAATCCCTCTGACAGTTGCGTCCCTGTGTGGCCAGGGAACTGCTGTTGCAGAAATAACCATCATCATTGAAGAGATTTCGACCCTGAAGCAAAGATATGCCAGGTGAATTGTAGGTAATCTCATCAATCTGAAATAGTTGCTCTCCATTCGGTGATTGCCGTAAACTGAAACTGGAGTAGTATGTTTGGAATTTGGTATATCTTGACCAGGGCACTGGATGCAATGATCGCAAAGCCACAGTGCCCACGTTATTATCCTTATCCAACTGGCGTAAAGTATTGGAGAAAACACTTTCATTGGCGGCTTTGAAGCGAAAATCATTGATGAAAAGTGGAGGATCTGTAAAATCTCTGGTGCTGGTGCTTGTTTCGAGAATTTCTCCCTGAGGTAACTCAGTACGGGTAGCACCCCGATAGCTTAGAACAGCTCCCTGATACAGTTTACGATTCTCGCATTCCTCATAGCCACGAACACGTATCCAATAGTTTTTGGCATACTGATTGGCTTCGAGGATGAAATCGAAGCGTTCGGCTGATGTTAGAAAGAAGCCATCTGCCAAAACAGGTTCAATATCATTGCCATCGGTGCTTATGATCAGAAGTTTATGCTGTTCAATGGAGAACTCCACGGGACAATTGAAAATGCCATTGAGTATGATCCGCATGCGATAACGATATCCTGGAGTAACACGCAAACGTTCGTAACGATGTCGACTGTCGCTGTCGGATAACTGACTCAAATGATTTCTACCCTTGCCATTAATAAGAATATTCCTTGGTTGCTGCAAGTCCCGATCATAGAATATATCCTGCAGCATTAATGCATGCTCAACCAGATCATAGTCATAGAGCTGAGAGTGTTGATTCTCCTGACGTGATTGACGTACTATTAAAGCTCCAGCCACGCCAAAGCCACGCTGCCAGCCCACATGGCTGTGATACCAAAGACTGCCACTGCGATCTGCTTCAAATTCATAGCGATAGACCTCACCCGGCTGCACTGGATACTGCGTCACAAAGGGGGCTCCATCCGCCTCTGGGGAACGTGTCATATGCACACCATGCCAATGCATTGTTGAGGGCTCAGACAAATAATTGAGCACATCGACAACCACGGTGTCGTTCTCGCATAGCTCAATACTAGGGCCCGGAACCATGCGATTAATGGCCATCACTGGTGTAGCCACGCCATCGCCATAGATACAACTCTCTGAGGCGCAGGCACGTTCATCGTATGGACAACGCTGACACTCGGGACCCAAACGTTGATAGTTGTGTATGACCAATTGGTAGTAACAACTCTGTGACTGTCCCTGCTGGCAAACGCGACGACACGGATGACGTTCAAAGTCACTAAATTGTGATATATCCATTTGATTATAGTCATTTTTGTATGCAGGTTTTCCTTTTGTGGTTGTCTTGTTCCAACGCGACCAGGGCCATTCAAATTTCGCTTCTCCCTTGGACTGTTGATCCTTACAGGAAATTGTGTGTAAATAGAATATAGCTAAACCAATCAATAGATGGTAACTTTTACTTTTGCAGTCAACGCGATGACCAAACATTTCGAATTTTGGCAAGCAACTGACCAATCGAGCCTAAAGACTCTATCGAAGAAAGTTTTCTTAGGCGCCACCTAAAAACATTCATTGGGCATGCGCAACATGTGATGATCGTAAAAAGTGAGTTGCATATTCAATTAGCTAAGACTTAGTGATCAAATGGAATATTATGGCAATGGAACAATGTTTACATTCTGtgaaaaacattgaaataaaattaaacaaattttcctTACTACAATTTATTTTGATCTCTTACATTTCgtccaaacaaaacatttaaatcTCTTTCTTCTCCGCTGTACTGGTGCTTGCCATAACTGccgagctgctgctgctcatgAGACTTATCACTCCACATGCTATGGCCGGGCCCACCGAATTCTCCTCATTCTGATAGGCCAAGGCATTGGGCATGGCCTGCAACGAGGATGAGAACACCTCAGCATTGAGAGCTGTATTTAAATCTATTGGCTTGCTATGAATCACAATGGAACGACCCACAATGCcattaaaaccaaataattGCAGATAAATGCTCATAAAAACTCCCGAGATGCTGCCATCCTCCTTGGTGTCCACATTGCCGAGCTAAAAGAAACAACACATTCTAGGAGAAGGAAAACAGTTTTATGGGTAATTACTTACAAAATTATTTGGAAATTGTCCACCTGTTGATTTGCAGCCATCACTCAAATCACCATAGCTGTGAATATGGAGAGCATGTTTGCCCGGTGGCAAGCCCGTCACATTGATGGTCACTTTGATGTCACTATTGTAGGGCAATTGCTGGAATGTTATCATGCCAGCCACATCGCTGGCTCCTTCACCATCACCCATTAGCTTAGCACCAGCTAACCACTGCGGCACATGCTAAAAAGCATAATTAAAAAAAGCTCCTTTAAAAGTTGATAAAAATTAACCTACATAGGCGTAACCCAAATAAGCAGGCTGTGGATTCAAAAGAGGTCCCAATAGTCCAGCTGCTCCTCCGCCGACACCGACCGATCCTAAGCCAACGGGTCCGATTCCACCGAGGGGAACTGTGAGACGCTCATAGCGCTTCACTTTGGTACCGGAAACAACTTTAATGCCGTCATCGAAACGCGTCACATTTGCAACTGGCCTCAAACGATCGACCAGATTTTGTGCTTTGCCAGGCATAAAAATGCCGTTACACCAAATTATTCCCAACAAAATTAGTTTAATGAACATTATTTAAAAACTGTgagatatgtatataatatgtTCCTAAATGTAAACCTTTCGCTTTAGAAGCCGCAACTAAACTGAATCCAACTGACAATGAGCTACCTGTCTATATAATTTTGCGACTTTTTAGATGACTTCGACATGGTTTTCATGCCGATTGAACACGTTAATTGTCACCGACTAGTGGCTAGTATCGCTTCGTATGACTGATGACTAGATTGGACACTAAATAACAATTGAGTGTCGCGTGTATTTGAAGCTTGGTTAGCTTTTGTCATGGGTGGAGATGCCTAGCATCACGAAAAAGAAGGTTCTTTAAAAGTCAAAGAATTACttaataacaaaattattaatactATATAATAGCTAAATCTAGGTTAATATATATAAGACCCAACATGGACAATATATTATAGATATATGGAAAGTTTTGATATAGTAAAAGTTCCTTTTCTATAAGGATGCCTATAATACAACTTAGTGAAGTACAGATTAATTTGGAAATATGAAAACTAATTGAAACAAAGAactcattttttaaaaaagtctGACCTAATTTAagcaaattttgaataaaatctCTAATAATATAtctataataattttaaagtcATTGAACCCTTTTACAGTTTTACTATAACCAATTTTGGCCTAATTATTATACTTATAATAATAAAGTGATACCCCTATTTCCAGACCTCTCTGTATTGTTTAAGGCCAAAAAATCTGATATGTTCTACATGAACAAAATGCATAAACTAGATCATCAACATCATAATGATCGACCTattgaaagtgaaaatatCTAAGCTAACTAAAATATAGACGACATGCGAGATTCGCCAGCATTTAAGATGACACAGATTGATTTCGTTTGGCCATTAATTCGATTTTAATATCCATATgggcaataaataaaaaaaaaatctgggTTATGTGCAAATTCCGACTTAGCGATATCCACCACGTTGATGATAGCCTCCACCACCGCCGCCTCGTCCTCCTCCACCCCGTCCACCGCCACCACGTCCACCTCCATCGCGTCGATCACTGTTAGTCCAGCCAGTGCCTTGCACACGACCACTGCCGCTTATCCACTGCTGATCTCTATCTCGATCTCCACGATCACGTTGCTGTTGTGGAGGTTCCTGCTGCCAATTtccgccaccgccaccgccgcctCCACCACGGCCCCCTCGAAAGtttccacctcctcctcctcctcttccacccccaccgccaccgccgccacgACCCCCACCACCTGGAGGTCCACTGGCTCGTTGCTGCTGCCATGATGGCATCTCAGGCGGAGGGGGAGCATGCTCATTGGCTCTGCCACCACGATCAGGCACTCTGCCAATCACATGTTTCTGTATCTTTGATGTCGTGTTCTTTCTCACTTGGGCTGAGCTAGTTTTCTCAATAATGGCTAGATCCTTGCGAGCTGCCAGCAGGGCCACTATATTCGTATCATCACCACCATATCTCAGTTGTTCCAATTCCTTGAGTTTGTTTTGGAAGCGCGACACTATCTCATTTTCACGATTATGCATCGATTCGGACCACTGGAAGCTCTGAACGGTGGCCTCCAGACGGGTTAACATCATCTGACGGCGTAGATTGTATTCACCATCGAGATCTTTATGCATTGTCTCCAAAAGACGCCACAGGGAATCGCTGAGGGGTTTATTTGGATCCAGCAGCGACTCACTGACCACTTTGGGATTCGTCTGCTTGAGCAGTTGCTCAAGTCGCGGAGTGAACTTATCAAATAACATTTTCGTATTCAAATTCTTGGG is a window encoding:
- the LOC6650879 gene encoding superoxide dismutase [Cu-Zn] 2, chloroplastic isoform X2 encodes the protein MFIKLILLGIIWCNGIFMPGKAQNLVDRLRPVANVTRFDDGIKVVSGTKVKRYERLTVPLGGIGPVGLGSVGVGGGAAGLLGPLLNPQPAYLGYAYWLAGAKLMGDGEGASDVAGMITFQQLPYNSDIKVTINVTGLPPGKHALHIHSYGDLSDGCKSTGGQFPNNFLGNVDTKEDGSISGVFMSIYLQLFGFNGIVGRSIVIHSKPIDLNTALNAEVFSSSLQAMPNALAYQNEENSVGPAIACGVISLMSSSSSAVMASTSTAEKKEI
- the LOC6650879 gene encoding superoxide dismutase [Cu-Zn], chloroplastic isoform X1 gives rise to the protein MFIKLILLGIIWCNGIFMPGKAQNLVDRLRPVANVTRFDDGIKVVSGTKVKRYERLTVPLGGIGPVGLGSVGVGGGAAGLLGPLLNPQPAYLGYAYHVPQWLAGAKLMGDGEGASDVAGMITFQQLPYNSDIKVTINVTGLPPGKHALHIHSYGDLSDGCKSTGGQFPNNFLGNVDTKEDGSISGVFMSIYLQLFGFNGIVGRSIVIHSKPIDLNTALNAEVFSSSLQAMPNALAYQNEENSVGPAIACGVISLMSSSSSAVMASTSTAEKKEI
- the LOC6650880 gene encoding protein FAM98B, yielding MDLELDILDSLQALRYEGACLEQKNFCKAVDEGIDSGDLRDVIFWLANELHVLRKTDERVTSSGKDHDEFAFELSLLLTELQCPYRQLVIGPIAERFQKRDSLLQLLEYLTTELMATKMSLKTQRSIEPPTKKSKTESNIQQKILELSRDLNLGVDLPKNLNTKMLFDKFTPRLEQLLKQTNPKVVSESLLDPNKPLSDSLWRLLETMHKDLDGEYNLRRQMMLTRLEATVQSFQWSESMHNRENEIVSRFQNKLKELEQLRYGGDDTNIVALLAARKDLAIIEKTSSAQVRKNTTSKIQKHVIGRVPDRGGRANEHAPPPPEMPSWQQQRASGPPGGGGRGGGGGGGGRGGGGGGNFRGGRGGGGGGGGGNWQQEPPQQQRDRGDRDRDQQWISGSGRVQGTGWTNSDRRDGGGRGGGGRGGGGRGGGGGGYHQRGGYR